From a single Nocardioides panacis genomic region:
- a CDS encoding pseudouridine synthase, whose translation MSIETDDEGLIRLQKLLAMSNVASRRKCEELMLAGLVEVDGEVVTRLGTKVDPTTAVIHVDGKRLPPVSPHVYLVLNKPRGVVSTMSDPEGRRALDEFVADRPERLFHVGRLDTDTEGLILLTNDGDFAQRVAHPSYELDKTYVAEVDGVVTKGTIRRLLAGVTLEDGPVEVSAAKVVSTRPDRSIVELVIHEGRNRIVRRLLDEVGHPVRRLTRTAIGPVLLRGLGKGALRELTLDELGVLLDAAKL comes from the coding sequence ATGAGCATCGAGACCGACGACGAGGGCCTGATCCGGCTGCAGAAGCTGCTCGCCATGTCCAACGTGGCCAGCCGCCGCAAGTGCGAGGAGCTGATGCTCGCCGGGCTGGTCGAGGTCGACGGCGAGGTGGTCACCCGGCTCGGCACCAAGGTCGACCCCACCACCGCGGTGATCCACGTCGACGGCAAGCGGCTGCCCCCGGTCAGCCCGCACGTCTACCTGGTCCTGAACAAGCCCCGCGGCGTCGTCTCCACGATGTCCGACCCTGAGGGCCGGCGCGCCCTCGACGAGTTCGTCGCCGACCGGCCTGAGCGGCTGTTCCACGTCGGGCGGCTGGACACCGACACCGAGGGCCTGATCCTGCTCACCAACGACGGGGACTTTGCGCAGCGCGTCGCGCACCCGTCGTACGAGCTGGACAAGACGTACGTCGCCGAGGTCGACGGCGTGGTCACCAAGGGCACGATCCGGAGGCTGCTGGCAGGCGTCACCCTCGAGGACGGCCCGGTCGAGGTGAGCGCGGCGAAGGTCGTCTCGACCCGGCCGGACCGCTCGATCGTGGAGCTGGTGATCCACGAGGGCCGCAACCGGATCGTCCGCCGGCTCCTCGACGAGGTCGGCCACCCGGTGCGCCGGCTGACCCGCACGGCGATCGGCCCGGTGCTGCTGCGCGGGCTCGGCAAGGGCGCGCTGCGCGAGCTCACGCTCGACGAGCTCGGCGTGCTGCTGGACGCCGCGAAGCTCTGA
- the scpB gene encoding SMC-Scp complex subunit ScpB encodes MSEQDPELGDTRSEADEVLTSGADLVADAEPSMAVEQAGETLGEAAPAGVDETGDETGDETGDETGEGTGEGTADEESSETLDIPLADLRPALEAVLMVADQPLDHITLASAVGYPPGEVASALHELAEEYAEQGRGFDLRNVAGGWRYYTREEFASVVERFVLDGQRARLTQAALETLAVIAYKQPVSRARVSAVRGVNVDGVMRTLVSRGLVEEAGHDGETTAMLYRTTSYFLERIGVESLDDLPELAPFLPDMGDFEDLDARPDPVDVAADPA; translated from the coding sequence GTGAGTGAGCAGGACCCCGAGCTGGGGGACACCCGCAGCGAGGCCGACGAGGTGCTGACCTCGGGTGCCGACCTCGTGGCGGACGCCGAGCCCAGCATGGCGGTCGAGCAGGCCGGGGAGACCCTGGGCGAGGCCGCGCCCGCCGGGGTGGACGAGACGGGCGACGAGACGGGCGACGAGACGGGCGACGAGACGGGCGAGGGGACGGGCGAGGGGACCGCCGACGAGGAGTCGTCGGAGACGCTGGACATCCCGCTCGCGGACCTCAGGCCGGCGCTCGAGGCGGTGCTGATGGTCGCCGACCAGCCGCTGGACCACATCACGCTGGCCTCCGCGGTCGGCTACCCTCCGGGCGAGGTGGCCTCCGCGCTGCACGAGCTCGCCGAGGAGTACGCCGAGCAGGGCCGCGGCTTCGACCTGCGCAACGTCGCGGGCGGCTGGCGCTACTACACGCGCGAGGAGTTCGCCTCGGTCGTCGAGCGGTTCGTGCTGGACGGGCAGCGGGCCCGGCTCACCCAGGCGGCCCTGGAGACGCTGGCCGTGATCGCCTACAAGCAGCCGGTCAGCCGGGCGCGGGTCTCCGCCGTCCGGGGCGTGAACGTCGACGGTGTGATGCGCACCCTGGTGTCCCGGGGCCTGGTCGAGGAGGCCGGGCACGACGGGGAGACCACCGCGATGCTCTACCGCACGACCAGCTACTTCCTGGAGCGGATCGGCGTGGAGTCGCTCGACGACCTGCCCGAGCTGGCGCCGTTCCTGCCGGACATGGGCGACTTCGAGGACCTGGACGCCCGACCCGACCCGGTGGACGTCGCCGCGGACCCCGCGTGA
- a CDS encoding segregation and condensation protein A, with protein MTAGLVESTEAGPEAAPAFAVRLDNFEGPFDLLLSLISKHKLDITEVALSKVTDEFIGFIKLAGPDWDLEQTSSFLLVAATLLDLKAARLLPQGDVEDEEDLALLEARDLLFARLLQYRAYKLVAAVLETRMSGEARRFPRAVGLEDRFATLLPEVLIGLGLEEFAGLAAKALAPKPIFEVNLAHIHAPTVSVREQATVVVDRLRRQGTMTFRALSGDSPDTLTTVARFLALLELFREGVVSFDQVTPLGELTVRWTGGEDEDVEITDEFDGDPETEDQPGEPETPGEPSEVQGHAEEPAAGVTGRQERDSSE; from the coding sequence ATGACGGCTGGCCTGGTGGAGTCGACCGAGGCCGGTCCCGAGGCAGCCCCCGCGTTCGCCGTACGCCTGGACAACTTCGAGGGTCCCTTCGACCTGCTGCTCAGCCTGATCTCCAAGCACAAGCTGGACATCACCGAGGTCGCGCTGTCGAAGGTGACCGACGAGTTCATCGGCTTCATCAAGCTCGCCGGCCCGGACTGGGACCTCGAGCAGACCTCGTCGTTCCTGCTGGTCGCCGCCACCCTGCTCGACCTCAAGGCCGCCCGGCTGCTGCCGCAGGGCGACGTCGAGGACGAGGAGGACCTCGCGCTGCTGGAGGCCCGCGACCTGCTCTTCGCCCGGCTGCTGCAGTACCGCGCCTACAAGCTGGTCGCCGCCGTCCTGGAGACCCGGATGTCGGGGGAGGCCCGGCGCTTCCCGCGGGCGGTCGGGCTGGAGGACCGGTTCGCGACGCTGCTGCCGGAGGTGCTGATCGGCCTCGGGCTCGAGGAGTTCGCCGGCCTCGCCGCCAAGGCGCTGGCGCCCAAGCCGATCTTCGAGGTCAACCTCGCGCACATCCACGCACCCACGGTCAGCGTCCGCGAGCAGGCCACCGTGGTGGTCGACCGGCTGCGGCGGCAGGGCACGATGACCTTCCGGGCCCTCTCCGGGGACTCCCCGGACACGCTCACCACGGTGGCCCGGTTCCTGGCGCTGCTGGAGCTGTTCCGCGAGGGCGTGGTCTCCTTCGACCAGGTCACCCCGCTCGGGGAGCTCACGGTCCGGTGGACCGGCGGCGAGGACGAGGACGTGGAGATCACCGACGAGTTCGACGGGGACCCGGAGACCGAGGACCAGCCGGGGGAGCCCGAGACGCCCGGTGAGCCGTCAGAAGTGCAAGGACACGCCGAGGAACCCGCTGCGGGAGTGACGGGTCGGCAGGAGAGGGACAGCAGTGAGTGA
- a CDS encoding ParA family protein translates to MPSADGDQADELHAADPVPDDRLTGDLAAAEVPIGPTGRPMPVLPEPRPISIHGNARVISMCNQKGGVGKTTTTINLGAALAEFGRKVLLVDFDPQGSLSVGLGLNPHDMELSIYNLLMQRDVTLDEVIVPTNVPGMDLLPSNIDLSAAEVQLVQEVAREQTLQRVLQPAIAEYDVILIDCQPSLGLLTVNALTASDGVLVPLECEYFALRGVALLKTTIDKVTERLNPKLKIDGVLGTMYDGRTLHGREVMERLVQAWGDTVFHTVIRRTVKFSDSTVAGEPITTYASSSAGAESYRQLAKEVLARCLDE, encoded by the coding sequence ATGCCCTCCGCCGACGGCGACCAGGCCGACGAGCTGCACGCCGCCGACCCGGTCCCCGACGACCGGCTGACCGGGGACCTCGCCGCCGCCGAGGTCCCGATCGGCCCCACCGGCCGCCCGATGCCCGTGCTGCCCGAGCCGCGGCCGATCAGCATCCACGGCAACGCCCGCGTCATCTCGATGTGCAACCAGAAGGGTGGCGTCGGCAAGACCACGACGACCATCAACCTCGGTGCCGCGCTGGCGGAGTTCGGCCGCAAGGTGCTGCTCGTCGACTTCGACCCGCAGGGCTCGCTCTCGGTCGGGCTGGGCCTGAACCCGCACGACATGGAGCTGTCGATCTACAACCTGCTGATGCAGCGGGACGTGACCCTCGACGAGGTCATCGTGCCCACCAACGTGCCCGGCATGGACCTGCTGCCCTCGAACATCGACCTGTCGGCCGCCGAGGTGCAGCTGGTCCAGGAGGTCGCCCGCGAGCAGACCCTGCAGCGCGTGCTGCAGCCGGCCATCGCGGAGTACGACGTCATCCTGATCGACTGCCAGCCCTCGCTCGGCCTGCTGACGGTGAACGCGCTGACCGCCTCCGACGGGGTCCTGGTGCCCCTGGAGTGCGAGTACTTCGCGCTGCGCGGCGTCGCGCTGCTCAAGACCACCATCGACAAGGTCACCGAGCGGCTCAACCCGAAGCTCAAGATCGACGGCGTCCTCGGCACCATGTACGACGGACGCACGCTGCACGGCCGCGAGGTGATGGAGCGACTGGTCCAGGCGTGGGGCGACACCGTGTTCCACACCGTGATCCGGCGGACCGTGAAGTTCTCCGACTCCACCGTCGCCGGCGAGCCGATCACCACCTACGCCTCGTCCTCGGCCGGTGCCGAGAGCTACCGGCAGCTCGCCAAGGAGGTGCTCGCGCGGTGTCTCGACGAGTGA
- the xerD gene encoding site-specific tyrosine recombinase XerD, producing the protein MVRAVRTYLDHLVVERGLADNTLKSYRRDLRRYAGWLADRGVEGFDGVREETVTEFLVALREGDQDHPPLSAGSAARTVVAVRGFHRFAVREGLTQVDPSAAVRPPAPAKRLPKALPLSDIERILEAAGAPGTALALRDRALLEVLYGTGARISEAVGLDLDDLDLEQGSVLLRGKGGKERMVPVGSYAREAVNAYLVRGRPELSSVGHGLPAMFLNARGGRLSRQSAWTVLVRAAERAGVPAEVSPHTLRHSFATHLLDGGADVRVVQELLGHASVTTTQVYTLVTVDSLREVYATAHPRALS; encoded by the coding sequence GTGGTGCGGGCGGTCCGCACCTACCTCGACCACCTGGTGGTGGAGCGCGGGCTGGCCGACAACACCCTGAAGTCCTACCGGCGCGACCTGCGGCGGTACGCCGGCTGGCTGGCCGATCGGGGAGTCGAGGGCTTCGACGGCGTGCGCGAGGAGACCGTGACGGAGTTCCTGGTCGCCCTGCGCGAGGGCGACCAGGACCATCCGCCGCTGAGCGCGGGATCCGCCGCGCGCACCGTCGTCGCGGTGCGCGGCTTCCACCGGTTCGCGGTGCGCGAGGGGCTCACGCAGGTCGATCCGTCCGCCGCCGTACGCCCGCCGGCGCCGGCCAAGCGGCTGCCCAAGGCGCTGCCGCTCTCCGACATCGAGCGGATCCTGGAGGCGGCCGGCGCGCCGGGCACCGCGCTGGCGCTGCGGGACCGGGCGCTGCTGGAGGTGCTCTACGGCACCGGGGCCCGGATCTCCGAGGCGGTCGGTCTCGACCTCGACGACCTGGACCTCGAGCAGGGCTCGGTGCTGCTGCGTGGCAAGGGCGGCAAGGAGCGGATGGTCCCGGTCGGCTCCTACGCCCGCGAGGCCGTCAACGCCTACCTCGTCCGCGGCCGCCCGGAGCTGTCCTCGGTAGGCCACGGGCTGCCGGCGATGTTCCTCAACGCGCGCGGCGGGCGGCTCTCGCGGCAGAGCGCCTGGACCGTGCTGGTCCGGGCGGCCGAGCGGGCCGGCGTCCCCGCGGAGGTGTCGCCGCACACGCTGCGGCACTCGTTCGCCACCCACCTGCTCGACGGCGGCGCCGACGTCCGGGTGGTCCAGGAGCTGCTCGGGCACGCGTCGGTGACCACCACGCAGGTGTACACCCTGGTCACCGTGGACAGCCTGCGCGAGGTGTATGCCACCGCGCACCCGCGCGCCCTGTCCTGA
- the ald gene encoding alanine dehydrogenase has translation MKVGVPKEVKNHEYRVALTPIGVHELVQHGHEVHVEAEAGVGSSIPDAEYVAAGAKMLPGADDVWDSADMILKVKEPVAEEYSRLREGQTLFTYLHLAADRPLTEELVARRVTAVAYETVQLPSGSLPLLYPMSEVAGCLAPQVGAHSLMKAEGGRGVLLGGVGGVANAKVVVIGAGVSGQNAANIALGMGADVTLLDTDLDKLRMSFWRYDNRVHGLASSQLTIQQQVIEADLVIGAVLIPGAKAPKLVSNDLVAQMKPGSVLVDIAVDQGGCFEDTHATTHADPTYTVHNSVFYCVANMPGAVPNTSTYALTNATLPYVVALANKGWEQALRDDHSLALGLNTHAGSLTNAPVAEAHGMASVSLESVLG, from the coding sequence ATGAAGGTCGGCGTCCCGAAGGAAGTCAAGAACCACGAGTACCGCGTGGCGCTCACCCCGATCGGGGTCCACGAGCTCGTCCAGCACGGTCACGAGGTCCACGTCGAGGCCGAGGCCGGCGTCGGCTCGTCGATCCCCGACGCGGAGTACGTCGCCGCGGGCGCCAAGATGCTGCCCGGCGCCGACGACGTGTGGGACTCCGCCGACATGATCCTCAAGGTGAAGGAGCCGGTCGCGGAGGAGTACTCCCGGCTGCGCGAGGGCCAGACCCTTTTCACCTACCTGCACCTCGCGGCCGACCGGCCGCTGACCGAGGAGCTGGTCGCCCGGCGGGTCACTGCGGTGGCCTACGAGACCGTGCAGCTGCCCTCGGGCTCGCTGCCGCTGCTCTACCCGATGTCCGAGGTGGCCGGCTGCCTGGCCCCGCAGGTCGGCGCGCACTCGCTGATGAAGGCCGAGGGCGGCCGCGGCGTGCTCCTCGGCGGCGTCGGCGGGGTCGCGAACGCCAAGGTCGTGGTGATCGGCGCGGGTGTCTCGGGGCAGAACGCCGCCAACATCGCGCTCGGCATGGGCGCGGACGTGACGCTGCTGGACACCGACCTGGACAAGCTGCGGATGTCCTTCTGGCGCTACGACAACCGGGTCCACGGGCTCGCATCCTCGCAGCTGACCATCCAGCAGCAGGTCATCGAGGCCGACCTGGTGATCGGCGCGGTGCTGATCCCGGGCGCCAAGGCCCCCAAGCTGGTCAGCAACGACCTGGTCGCGCAGATGAAGCCGGGCTCGGTGCTCGTCGACATCGCGGTGGACCAGGGCGGCTGCTTCGAGGACACCCACGCGACCACGCACGCCGACCCGACGTACACCGTCCACAACTCGGTGTTCTACTGCGTCGCGAACATGCCCGGCGCGGTGCCGAACACCTCGACCTACGCGCTCACCAACGCGACGCTGCCCTACGTGGTGGCGCTGGCCAACAAGGGCTGGGAGCAGGCGCTGCGCGACGACCACTCGCTGGCGCTGGGCCTGAACACGCACGCCGGCTCGCTGACCAACGCCCCCGTCGCCGAGGCGCACGGGATGGCCAGCGTCTCGCTGGAGAGCGTGCTCGGCTGA
- a CDS encoding NUDIX domain-containing protein: protein MAADRPESWPVHEVERIWQGAAPFSVRRDVISAPHHPEERFGRLVLEHPGAAVILAVDEDERVLVLHQYRHPALMRFVELPAGLLDVAGEDPVEAARRELQEEALLLAKTWTHLFTTYSSPGLSSERIAYYLAQDLAPAPDRGGFEPAHEEADMTTGWVPVDELIEGVRTGTITDGPTAQALLGYALFHR from the coding sequence ATGGCGGCCGACCGTCCCGAGTCCTGGCCGGTGCACGAGGTCGAGCGGATCTGGCAGGGCGCCGCGCCCTTCTCGGTCCGGCGCGACGTGATCTCGGCGCCCCACCACCCCGAGGAGCGGTTCGGCCGGCTGGTGCTCGAGCACCCGGGCGCCGCGGTGATCCTCGCGGTCGACGAGGACGAGCGGGTGCTGGTGCTGCACCAGTACCGCCACCCCGCCCTGATGCGCTTCGTCGAGCTGCCGGCCGGGCTGCTCGACGTCGCGGGGGAGGACCCGGTGGAGGCCGCCCGGCGCGAGCTCCAGGAGGAGGCGCTGCTGCTCGCCAAGACCTGGACGCACCTGTTCACCACCTACTCCTCGCCGGGGCTGTCCAGCGAGAGGATCGCCTACTACCTGGCGCAGGACCTCGCACCGGCGCCGGACCGCGGCGGCTTCGAGCCGGCCCACGAGGAGGCCGACATGACCACCGGGTGGGTGCCCGTGGACGAGCTGATCGAGGGCGTGCGGACCGGGACGATCACCGACGGGCCGACGGCCCAGGCGCTGCTCGGCTACGCGCTGTTCCACCGCTGA
- a CDS encoding copper transporter, giving the protein MISFRYHIVSIVSVFLALAIGVALGGGPLKGEVDNTLVDQVKTDRQTKADLEAQITGLRSSNTFTDEFATTVAPGLIGDTLKGRAVTLVVLPTAQQSDVTALKDLVGVAGGSVGGTMRIGTQLVDAGNKQLVDELGNQLEGRATDVTIPSDASPYERIGALIARAIGTDYNGGKEVDGPATSILAGLSTTSLMSSEDKLTRRGSLVLFVTGPGQGSAEEQQGAATIVNTLVQAVDSATDGVVLAGPVASARADGQVKAVRDDVTAAREVSTVDSLGRTAGQVVTVMALAGQAAGRTGQYGAIDAADGAMPGAEGGTD; this is encoded by the coding sequence GTGATCTCTTTCCGCTACCACATCGTCTCGATCGTCTCGGTCTTCCTCGCGCTCGCCATCGGCGTCGCGCTGGGCGGGGGACCGCTGAAGGGCGAGGTGGACAACACGCTGGTCGACCAGGTGAAGACCGACCGCCAGACGAAGGCCGACCTGGAGGCGCAGATCACCGGCCTGCGCAGCAGCAACACCTTCACCGACGAGTTCGCCACCACGGTCGCCCCCGGGCTGATCGGCGACACGCTGAAGGGCCGGGCGGTGACGCTCGTCGTGCTGCCCACCGCCCAGCAGTCCGACGTCACGGCGCTCAAGGACCTGGTCGGGGTGGCCGGCGGCAGCGTCGGCGGCACCATGCGGATCGGCACCCAGCTGGTGGACGCCGGGAACAAGCAGCTCGTCGACGAGCTGGGCAACCAGCTCGAGGGCCGGGCCACCGACGTCACCATCCCCTCGGACGCCAGCCCCTACGAGCGGATCGGCGCGCTGATCGCGCGGGCGATCGGCACCGACTACAACGGCGGCAAGGAGGTCGACGGACCGGCGACCAGCATCCTGGCCGGCCTGAGCACCACCAGCCTGATGTCCAGCGAGGACAAGCTGACCCGCCGGGGCAGCCTGGTGCTGTTCGTGACCGGGCCGGGCCAGGGCAGCGCCGAGGAGCAGCAGGGCGCGGCCACCATCGTGAACACCCTGGTCCAGGCCGTGGACTCCGCGACCGACGGCGTCGTGCTCGCCGGGCCGGTCGCCTCGGCCCGCGCGGACGGTCAGGTCAAGGCGGTCCGCGACGACGTGACCGCGGCCCGTGAGGTGTCCACGGTCGACTCGCTGGGCCGCACCGCCGGGCAGGTCGTCACCGTGATGGCGCTCGCCGGGCAGGCCGCCGGCCGGACCGGCCAGTACGGCGCGATCGACGCCGCCGACGGCGCGATGCCCGGCGCCGAGGGCGGAACCGACTGA
- the steA gene encoding putative cytokinetic ring protein SteA: MKFPSRHTAVQGLPGVTGTVRLDRRTSSLLRRLRPGDVAVVDHLDLDRATAEALVDCGVVAVVNASSFISGRYPNLGPELLARSGVLMLDEVGTDVFTRLRDGSTVRLHEGEVYVGDENVASGHELGAEEIGTLMEDARSGLSTQLQSFTHNTTEFLRREQELLLHGQGVPQTRTVIERRPVVVVVRGYDYREDLRGLKRFIREQRPVLVGVDAGADALIAAGHRPDIVVVGEGGLAQGTQSGDSGAAVSDKALRTSREIVLHADRSGRALGGDRLDRLGVRHQTLSASGTSEDVALLLADVRGASLIIAVGTHATLDEFLDRQRSGLASTFLTRLRVGPKLVDAKGIPQLYAGRVRVWHLVLVLLAGLLALGVAIAATPVGGDWWSSIGGALSDVLDWIQGLFT, from the coding sequence ATGAAATTCCCCTCTCGCCACACTGCTGTCCAAGGCCTGCCCGGGGTCACTGGCACCGTCCGGCTCGACCGTCGGACCTCCTCCCTCCTGCGCCGCCTGCGGCCCGGTGACGTCGCCGTCGTGGACCACCTCGACCTCGACCGGGCGACCGCCGAGGCGCTGGTCGACTGCGGTGTGGTCGCCGTCGTGAACGCCTCGAGCTTCATCTCCGGCCGCTACCCGAACCTCGGGCCCGAGCTGCTGGCCCGCTCCGGCGTGCTGATGCTCGACGAGGTCGGCACCGACGTGTTCACCCGGCTGCGCGACGGCAGCACGGTGCGGCTGCACGAGGGCGAGGTGTACGTCGGCGACGAGAACGTGGCCAGCGGTCACGAGCTCGGCGCCGAGGAGATCGGCACGCTGATGGAGGACGCCCGCAGCGGGTTGTCCACGCAGCTGCAGAGCTTCACCCACAACACCACCGAGTTCCTGCGCCGCGAGCAGGAGCTGCTGCTGCACGGCCAGGGCGTCCCGCAGACCCGCACCGTGATCGAGCGCCGTCCGGTCGTCGTGGTCGTCCGCGGCTACGACTACCGCGAGGACCTGCGCGGCCTCAAGCGGTTCATCCGCGAGCAACGTCCGGTCCTGGTCGGGGTGGACGCCGGCGCAGACGCGCTGATCGCGGCGGGGCACCGCCCGGACATCGTCGTGGTCGGCGAGGGGGGGCTGGCCCAGGGCACCCAGTCGGGCGACAGCGGCGCGGCCGTCTCCGACAAGGCCCTGCGTACGTCGCGGGAGATCGTCCTGCACGCCGACCGCTCCGGGCGGGCGCTCGGCGGTGACCGGCTCGACCGGCTCGGCGTGCGGCACCAGACGCTGTCGGCCTCCGGCACCAGCGAGGACGTCGCGCTGCTGCTCGCCGACGTGCGCGGCGCCAGCCTGATCATCGCGGTGGGCACCCACGCCACCCTCGACGAGTTCCTGGACCGTCAGCGCTCCGGCCTCGCGAGCACCTTCCTGACCCGCCTCCGGGTGGGTCCCAAGCTGGTGGACGCCAAGGGCATCCCGCAGCTCTACGCCGGCCGGGTGCGGGTGTGGCACCTCGTGCTCGTGCTCCTCGCCGGTCTGCTCGCCCTGGGAGTCGCGATCGCCGCGACCCCGGTCGGCGGCGACTGGTGGTCGTCGATCGGCGGCGCGCTGTCCGACGTACTCGACTGGATCCAAGGACTCTTCACGTGA
- the recN gene encoding DNA repair protein RecN — MLEELRISSLGVIEESVLELGPGFTAITGETGAGKTMVVTALGLLLGGRADSGAVRTGATSARVEGLVRSDSPALAAAVDAVGGEVEDGRLVLARQISAEGRSRAFAGGAALPVSALAALADPLVAVHGQSDQHRLLRPAAQRDALDSFAGAKALKLRARFGERYAALRATEAELADVVESARERAREADLLRFGLGEVEEVDPQPGEEVALAAEESRLGFADTLRAAAEQARECLSAEDGGPDALGTVSAARKLLDGVREHDPDAAGLADRLAEISYLLSDVAADVASYASGLDTDPARLAAVSERRAALVALTRKYGETIEDVLAWSEHSAVRLLELDNTDERIVELRDQRDGIRGELATLGADLTAARTKAATALGRLVTGELGSLAMPHATLTVTVSQGEDAHGLPVGDRTLRFGPTGLDDVELLLAANRGAEPRPLGKGASGGELSRVMLGVEVALAATDPVPTFVFDEVDAGVGGKAAVEVGRRLAMLARHAQVLVVTHLPQVAAFADRHVVVVKSDDGTVTSSGLTVLDDEARVRELSRMLAGQEDSDTAMAHAEELLAAAQVTRAAD, encoded by the coding sequence GTGCTTGAGGAGCTGCGGATCAGCTCGCTGGGCGTCATCGAGGAGTCGGTGCTCGAGCTCGGTCCCGGGTTCACCGCGATCACCGGCGAGACCGGTGCCGGCAAGACGATGGTCGTGACCGCGCTGGGCCTGCTGCTCGGCGGGCGCGCGGACTCCGGCGCCGTACGCACGGGGGCGACGTCGGCCCGCGTCGAGGGCCTGGTCCGTTCGGACTCGCCGGCCCTGGCGGCGGCCGTCGACGCGGTCGGCGGGGAGGTCGAGGACGGCCGGCTGGTGCTGGCCCGGCAGATCTCCGCCGAGGGCCGGTCCCGCGCGTTCGCCGGCGGCGCCGCCCTCCCGGTCTCCGCCCTCGCGGCGCTCGCCGACCCGCTGGTGGCGGTGCACGGGCAGTCCGACCAGCACCGGTTGCTCCGCCCGGCGGCGCAGCGCGACGCCCTCGACAGCTTCGCCGGCGCCAAGGCGCTCAAGCTTCGGGCCCGGTTCGGCGAGCGGTACGCCGCCCTGCGGGCCACCGAGGCCGAGCTCGCCGACGTCGTCGAGTCGGCCCGCGAGCGGGCCCGGGAGGCCGACCTGCTGCGCTTCGGGCTCGGGGAGGTCGAGGAGGTCGACCCACAGCCCGGCGAGGAGGTCGCGCTGGCCGCCGAGGAGTCCCGGCTCGGCTTCGCCGACACCCTGCGGGCCGCCGCCGAGCAGGCCCGGGAGTGCCTGTCCGCGGAGGACGGTGGTCCCGACGCGCTGGGCACGGTCTCCGCCGCCCGCAAGCTGCTCGACGGCGTGCGCGAGCACGACCCGGACGCGGCCGGGCTGGCCGACCGCCTGGCGGAGATCAGCTACCTGCTCTCCGACGTGGCCGCCGACGTGGCGTCGTACGCCAGCGGCCTGGACACCGACCCGGCCCGGCTGGCCGCGGTCTCCGAACGACGCGCGGCCCTGGTCGCGCTGACCCGCAAGTACGGCGAGACGATCGAGGACGTGCTGGCCTGGTCGGAGCACTCCGCGGTCCGGCTGCTCGAGCTGGACAACACCGACGAGCGGATCGTGGAGCTCCGGGACCAGCGCGACGGGATCCGGGGCGAGCTCGCCACCCTGGGCGCCGACCTCACCGCGGCCCGGACCAAGGCGGCCACCGCGCTCGGGCGGCTGGTGACCGGCGAGCTGGGCTCGCTGGCGATGCCGCACGCGACGCTCACCGTCACCGTCTCCCAGGGCGAGGACGCGCACGGGCTCCCGGTGGGGGACCGGACCCTGCGCTTCGGGCCCACCGGGCTCGACGACGTGGAGCTGCTGCTGGCCGCCAACCGGGGCGCCGAGCCGCGGCCGCTCGGCAAGGGCGCCTCCGGCGGCGAGCTCTCCCGGGTGATGCTGGGCGTGGAGGTCGCGCTCGCGGCGACCGACCCGGTGCCGACCTTCGTCTTCGACGAGGTGGACGCCGGGGTCGGGGGCAAGGCGGCGGTCGAGGTCGGCCGGCGGCTGGCGATGCTGGCCCGGCACGCCCAGGTCCTGGTCGTCACGCACCTGCCCCAGGTCGCGGCCTTCGCCGACCGGCACGTCGTGGTGGTCAAGAGCGACGACGGCACGGTGACCTCGTCCGGGCTGACCGTCCTGGACGACGAGGCGCGGGTCCGCGAGCTGTCCCGGATGCTGGCCGGCCAGGAGGACTCCGACACCGCGATGGCGCACGCCGAGGAGCTCCTGGCGGCCGCGCAGGTCACCCGCGCCGCGGACTGA